Proteins from a genomic interval of Danio rerio strain Tuebingen ecotype United States chromosome 4, GRCz12tu, whole genome shotgun sequence:
- the tspan33a gene encoding tetraspanin-33 isoform 1 (isoform 1 is encoded by transcript variant 1) — MGNAKRATQNDEDYTFVSPVVKYLLFFFNMIFWIISLVLISIGVYSRIVKHETALACLTVDPALILMVVGILMFFITFCGCVGSLRENICLLQTFCIFLTIMFLLQLLAGVLGFVFSDKARGKVTDMFDNAIKHYRDDLDLQNLIDYGQKQFNCCGGISFMDWSKNMYFNCSDDNPSRERCSVPFSCCLHAKEETIINTMCGHGMQALNYLAASAFINTNGCIDILVNWIHSNLFLLGGIALGLTIPQLVGILLSQVLINQIQDQIKLQNYNQQHRSDPWS; from the exons ATGGGAAACGCAAAAAGAGCAACGCAAAACGACGAGGACTACACTTTCGTCAGTCCAgtagtcaaatatttactgtTCTTCTTCAACATGATATTTTGG ATAATCTCACTGGTCCTGATATCTATTGGTGTTTATTCCAGGATAGTTAAACATG AAACAGCGCTGGCCTGTCTAACTGTGGATCCAGCTCTGATACTGATGGTAGTGGGAATTCTCATGTTCTTCATCACTTTCTGTGGCTGTGTGGGTTCTCTGAGGGAGAACATATGCTTACTGCAGACG TTCTGCATCTTCTTGACTATCATGTTTCTGCTGCAGCTTCTGGCTGGTGTTCTAGGATTTGTCTTCTCAGATAAG GCACGTGGCAAAGTAACGGATATGTTTGATAATGCCATCAAGCATTACAGAGACGATTTAGACCTACAGAACCTTATCGACTATGGACAAAAACAG TTTAACTGCTGCGGGGGGATTTCTTTCATGGATTGGTCAAAGAACATGTATTTCAATTGTTCAGACGACAATCCAAGCAGAGAGCGCTGTTCTGTACCCTTCTCCTGTTGTCTGCACGCCAAAGAGGAG ACTATAATAAACACCATGTGTGGTCATGGCATGCAGGCGCTGAATTATCTGGCAGCCAGTGCCTTCATCAATACCAACGGCTGCATTGATATACTGGTCAACTGGATCCACAGTAACCTGTTTCTACTGGGAGGCATCGCACTAGGTCTCACCATACCCCAG CTGGTTGGAATCCTTCTCTCTCAGGTGCTTATTAATCAAATCCAAGATCAAATTAAACTACAGAATTACAACCAACAACATCGCTCAGACCCCTGGAGCTGA
- the tspan33a gene encoding tetraspanin-33 isoform 2 (isoform 2 is encoded by transcript variant 2) codes for MVVGILMFFITFCGCVGSLRENICLLQTFCIFLTIMFLLQLLAGVLGFVFSDKARGKVTDMFDNAIKHYRDDLDLQNLIDYGQKQFNCCGGISFMDWSKNMYFNCSDDNPSRERCSVPFSCCLHAKEETIINTMCGHGMQALNYLAASAFINTNGCIDILVNWIHSNLFLLGGIALGLTIPQLVGILLSQVLINQIQDQIKLQNYNQQHRSDPWS; via the exons ATGGTAGTGGGAATTCTCATGTTCTTCATCACTTTCTGTGGCTGTGTGGGTTCTCTGAGGGAGAACATATGCTTACTGCAGACG TTCTGCATCTTCTTGACTATCATGTTTCTGCTGCAGCTTCTGGCTGGTGTTCTAGGATTTGTCTTCTCAGATAAG GCACGTGGCAAAGTAACGGATATGTTTGATAATGCCATCAAGCATTACAGAGACGATTTAGACCTACAGAACCTTATCGACTATGGACAAAAACAG TTTAACTGCTGCGGGGGGATTTCTTTCATGGATTGGTCAAAGAACATGTATTTCAATTGTTCAGACGACAATCCAAGCAGAGAGCGCTGTTCTGTACCCTTCTCCTGTTGTCTGCACGCCAAAGAGGAG ACTATAATAAACACCATGTGTGGTCATGGCATGCAGGCGCTGAATTATCTGGCAGCCAGTGCCTTCATCAATACCAACGGCTGCATTGATATACTGGTCAACTGGATCCACAGTAACCTGTTTCTACTGGGAGGCATCGCACTAGGTCTCACCATACCCCAG CTGGTTGGAATCCTTCTCTCTCAGGTGCTTATTAATCAAATCCAAGATCAAATTAAACTACAGAATTACAACCAACAACATCGCTCAGACCCCTGGAGCTGA
- the smo gene encoding protein smoothened precursor, with translation MSSKRPCSIVGSFWMLWIWTATSMVARAVILHPNETIFNDFCKKSTTCEVLKYNTCLGSPLPYTHTSLILAEDSETQEEAFEKLAMWSGLRNAPRCWAVIQPLLCAVYMPKCENGKVELPSQHLCQATRNPCSIVERERGWPNFLKCENKEQFPKGCQNEVQKLKFNTSGQCEAPLVKTDIQASWYKDVEGCGIQCDNPLFTEDEHSDMHSYIAVFGTITLLCTFFTLATFLADWKNSNRYPAVILFYVNACFFIGSIGWLAQFMDGARNEIVCKSDNTMRLGEPSSTETLSCVIIFVIVYYSLMSGVIWFVMLTYAWHTSFKALGTTHQPLSGKTSYFHLVTWSIPFILTVAILANSQVDADSVSGICFVGYRYYEYRAGFVLAPIGFVLVIGGYFLIRGVMTLFSIKSNHPGLLSEKAASKINETMLRLGIFGFLAFGFVLITFGCHFYDFFNQAEWERSFREYVLCEANVTIAHQTNKPIPECAIKNRPSLLVGKINLFSMFGTGIAMSTWVWTKATILIWKRTWFRIIGRSDDEPKRIKKSKMIAKAFSKRKELQKDPEKELSFSMHTVSHEGPVAGINFDLNEPSIEMSSAWAQHVTKMVARRGAILPQDISVTPTGTPIPPPEERNKLWMVEAEISPEMMKRKKKKKKRRKEVRPAGPAADEGNPAYHRREFGPSAVPRLPKLPGHRSLVANLWEQQRQQQEEQDMLPGAFPEFRPSCPLPYQDRYGGLGYLRNKPSSLPLANPLTLRDSMQGDLSHFQQSSWQPKGVFRHLGQEASMMDVGRTAVVPRADGRRGVQIHSRTNLMDAELLDADSDF, from the exons ATGTCCTCCAAGCGCCCCTGCTCCATTGTTGGAAGCTTTTGGATGCTTTGGATCTGGACAGCTACCTCTATGGTCGCCAGGGCGGTCATCTTGCACCCAAATGAAACTATCTTTAACGACTTTTGTAAGAAATCTACAACTTGTGAAGTGCTAAAATACAATACGTGCCTAGGCTCGCCTTTGCCGTACACGCACACGTCTCTGATTCTGGCTGAAGACTCAGAAACTCAAGAGGAAGCCTTCGAGAAATTGGCCATGTGGTCTG GGTTGAGAAATGCTCCTCGCTGTTGGGCCGTCATTCAGCCGTTGCTGTGTGCCGTTTACATGCCAAAGTGTGAGAATGGAAAGGTGGAGCTGCCCAGCCAGCACCTGTGCCAAGCTACACGCAATCCATGCAGTATTGTGGAGCGGGAGAGGGGCTGGCCCAACTTCCTAAAGTGTGAAAACAAGGAGCAGTTCCCTAAGGGTTGCCAG AATGAAGTACAGAAGCTCAAATTCAACACTTCAGGCCAATGCGAGGCTCCGTTGGTCAAAACCGACATCCAGGCAAGTTGGTATAAGGATGTGGAAGGCTGTGGGATCCAGTGCGACAACCCTCTGTTCACAGAGGACGAGCACTCAGACATGCATAGCTACATCGCCGTCTTCGGTACCATCACTCTCCTCTGTACCTTCTTCACACTG GCCACATTTCTTGCAGACTGGAAGAATTCCAACCGTTACCCCGCTGTGATCCTCTTTTACGTCAACGCCTGTTTCTTCATTGGAAGTATTGGATGGCTCGCTCAATTCATGGATGGAGCCCGCAATGAGATAGTATGCAAAAGCGACAACACTATGCGACTTGGAGAGCCATC ATCCACCGAGACGCTGTCATGCGTGATTATCTTCGTCATTGTGTATTACTCGCTTATGTCTGGAGTTATTTGGTTCGTTATGCTCACTTATGCCTGGCACACATCATTCAAAGCCCTTGGCACCACCCATCAGCCTCTGTCTGGAAAAACGTCCTATTTCCACTTGGTCACGTGGTCTATTCCTTTTATACTGACCGTTGCTATACTGGCCAATTCACAG GTGGATGCAGATTCAGTTAGTGGCATTTGCTTTGTCGGCTATAGGTATTATGAATATCGTGCCGGGTTTGTTCTGGCTCCTATTGGGTTTGTCCTTGTTATTGGTGGCTATTTCTTGATACGAG GGGTTATGACATTGTTTTCCATTAAAAGCAACCATCCAGGGCTGCTCAGCGAAAAAGCTGCCAGTAAAATCAATGAAACCATGCTAAGGCTTG GCATATTTGGATTCCTGGCTTTTGGTTTTGTCCTGATTACATTCGGATGTCATTTTTATGACTTCTTCAATCAAGCTGAGTGGGAAAGAAGCTTCAGGGAATATGTTCT ATGTGAAGCTAATGTCACCATAGCTCACCAGACCAACAAGCCGATCCCAGAATGTGCCATCAAGAACAGGCCCAGTCTGCTGGTGGGGAAGATCAACCTCTTCTCAATGTTTGGCACAGGCATTGCAATGAGCACCTGGGTTTGGACAAAGGCAACAATCCTCATTTGGAAACGGACCTGGTTCAG AATCATTGGACGAAGCGACGATGAGCCGAAACGCATTAAAAAGAGTAAAATGATTGCCAAGGCATTCTCAAAGCGAAAGGAACTCCAGAAAGATCCTGAGAAAGAGCTGTCCTTTAGCATGCACACAGTTTCCCATGAGGGACCTGTGG cGGGTATCAACTTTGACCTGAATGAACCGTCGATTGAGATGTCTTCTGCATGGGCCCAACATGTGACCAAGATGGTGGCAAGAAGAGGGGCAATTTTACCGCAGGATATCTCAGTGACACCCACTGGAACACCCA TTCCGCCTCCAGAGGAAAGGAACAAACTTTGGATGGTCGAAGCAGAAATTTCTCCTGAAATGAtgaaaagaaagaagaagaagaaaaagcgaAGGAAGGAAGTACGGCCAGCGGGTCCTGCAGCAGATGAAGGGAATCCTGCCTACCACCGGAGGGAGTTTGGCCCCAGTGCAGTGCCGCGTCTCCCAAAACTTCCTGGTCACCGGAGTCTGGTGGCTAACCTTTGGGAACAGCAGCGACAGCAGCAGGAGGAACAGGATATGCTACCTGGAGCCTTCCCAGAATTCAGGCCTTCGTGTCCACTTCCTTACCAGGATAGGTACGGTGGGCTGGGATATTTGCGCAATAAACCCTCCAGTCTCCCTCTGGCCAATCCCCTGACGCTAAGAGATAGCATGCAAGGAGATTTAAGTCACTTCCAGCAAAGCTCATGGCAACCTAAAGGGGTTTTCCGGCACCTTGGGCAGGAGGCTTCTATGATGGATGTTGGCAGGACTGCGGTTGTGCCACGGGCAGATGGCAGGAGGGGTGTACAAATACATTCCAGAACCAATCTTATGGATGCTGAGCTATTGGATGCTGACTCAGATTTTTAA